In Zalophus californianus isolate mZalCal1 chromosome 4, mZalCal1.pri.v2, whole genome shotgun sequence, the following proteins share a genomic window:
- the ZFPM2 gene encoding zinc finger protein ZFPM2 isoform X4: MSRRKQSKPRQIKRELEVFQKDGERKIQSRQQLPVGTTWGPFAGKMDLNNNSLKTKAQVPMVLTAGPKWLLDVTWQGVEDNQNNCIVYSKGGQLWCTTTKAISEGEELIAFVVDFDSRLQAASQMTLAEGMYPARLLDSIQLLPQQAAMASILPTAIVNKDIFPCKSCGIWYRSERNLQAHLMYYCSGRQREAAPVSEENEDSAPQISSLCPFPQCTKSFSNARALEVHLNSHSGVKMEEFLPPGASLKCTVCSYTADSVIGFHQHLFSHLTQAAFRCNHCHFGFPTQRELLQHQELHVPGGKLPRESDMEHSPSGTEDSLQPAPDLLTRSELPQSQKAMQTKDASSDTELDKCEKKTQLFLTNQRPEVQPTTNKQSFSYTKIKSEPSSPRLASSPVQPNVGPSFPMGPFLSQFAFPQDITMVPQASEILAKMSELVHRRLRHGSSSYPPVIYSPLMPKGATCFECNITFNNLDNYLVHKKHYCSSRWQQMAKSPEFPGVSEKMPEAVSPNTGQTSINLLNPAAHSADPENPLLQTSCISSSAVLDLIGPNGKGHDKDFPTQAKKVSPSGCTDDKINGKPVDVKNPSVPLVDGESDPNKTTCEACNITFSRHETYMVHKQYYCATRHDPPLKRSASNKVPAMQRTMRTRKRRKMYEMCLPEQEQRPPLVQQRFLDVANLSNPCTSTQEPTEGLGECYHPRCDIFPGIVSKHLETSLTINKCVPVSKCDTTHSSVSCLEMDVPIDLSKKCLSQSERTTTSPKRLLDYHECTVCKISFNKVENYLAHKQNFCPVTAHQRNDLGQLDSKVFPNPESERNSPDVSYERSIIKCEKNGNLKQPSPNGNLFSSHLATLQGLKVFSEAAQLIATKEENKHLFLPQCLYPGAIKKAKGADQLSPYYGIKPSDYISGSLVVHNADLEQSTNAENESPKGQASSNGCAVPKKESLPLLPKNRGMVIVNGGLKQDDRPAANPQQENISQNPQHEDGHKSPSWISENPLATNENVSPGIPSADEQLSSIAKGVNGATQAPTSGKYCRLCDIQFNNLSNFITHKKFYCSSHAAEHVK, encoded by the exons gGGGTCAGCTCTGGTGCACCACTACGAAGGCCATCTCTGAGGGTGAAGAGCTAATTGCCTTTGTGGTGGATTTTGACTCAAGGCTACAAGCTGCCAGTCAGATGACTCTTGCAGAAGGGATGTACCCTGCGCGCCTGCTGGACTCGATTCAGCTGCTTCCTCAGCAAGCTGCCATGGCTTCTATTTTGCCTACAGCTATTGTCAATA AGGATATATTTCCTTGCAAGTCGTGTGGCATCTGGTATCGGAGTGAGCGGAATCTGCAAGCCCATTTGATGTACTATTGCAGTGGGAGGCAAAGAGAAGCTGCTCCGGTGTCAGAAGAGAATGAAGACAGTGCTCCTCAGATTTCCAGTCTGTGCCCCTTCCCGCAGTGCACCAAGAGCTTTTCAAATGCCCGAGCACTAGAAGTGCACCTGAATTCACACAGTG GAGTGAAAATGGAAGAATTCCTCCCCCCTGGTGCTAGTCTAAAATGCACCGTCTGTAGCTACACGGCCGATTCCGTGATCGGCTTCCACCAACACCTGTTCTCGCATCTCACTCAAGCTGCCTTCCGATGCAACCACTGCCACTTCGGCTTCCCGACTCAGAGGGAGTTACTGCAGCACCAGGAGCTCCATGTCCCTGGGGGCAAACTTCCCAGAGAAAGTgacatggaacactctccaagTGGGACCGAAGATAGCCTACAGCCAGCTCCAGACTTGCTGACCAGGAGCGAACTCCCCCAGAGCCAAAAGGCCATGCAGACTAAAGATGCGAGCTCGGACACCGAGCTGGACAAGTGTGAGAAAAAGACGCAGCTCTTTCTCACTAACCAGAGACCAGAGGTACAGCctacaacaaacaaacaaagcttttcttacacaaaaataaagtctgagCCCTCGAGTCCAAGGCTTGCCTCATCTCCGGTTCAGCCTAATGTTGGGCCTTCTTTCCCCATGGGCCCTTTCCTGTCTCAGTTTGCTTTCCCCCAGGACATCACCATGGTCCCTCAAGCTTCGGAGATCTTAGCCAAGATGTCTGAACTGGTCCATCGGCGCCTGAGGCACGGAAGTAGTAGCTACCCTCCTGTAATTTACAGCCCCTTGATGCCCAAGGGGGCCACTTGTTTTGAGTGTAACATAACCTTCAATAATTTGGATAATTACCTAGTGCACAAAAAACATTATTGCAGCAGCCGATGGCAGCAGATGGCCAAGTCTCCAGAGTTCCCTGGTGTTTCAGAGAAGATGCCTGAGGCCGTGAGCCCCAACACTGGTCAAACCTCCATAAACCTCCTCAACCCAGCCGCTCATTCTGCTGATCCTGAGAATCCCCTTCTTCAAACGTCCTGCATCAGTTCTTCCGCTGTTTTAGATTTAATTGGGCCAAATGGGAAGGGCCACGACAAGGACTTTCCCACTCAAGCGAAGAAGGTCTCCCCCTCTGGTTGCACCGATGATAAAATTAACGGAAAACCTGTTGATGTGAAAAATCCCAGTGTCCCCCTGGTGGATGGGGAAAGTGACCCAAATAAGACTACCTGTGAAGCTTGCAACATTACCTTCAGCCGGCATGAAACCTACATGGTCCACAAACAGTACTATTGTGCTACGCGCCACGACCCTCCACTAAAGAGGTCTGCTTCCAACAAAGTGCCTGCCATGCAGAGAACCATGCGCACACGCAAGCGAAGGAAGATGTATGAGATGTGCCTACCTGAACAGGAGCAAAGACCTCCCCTGGTCCAACAGAGATTTCTTGATGTCGCCAACCTCAGCAATCCTTGTACCTCCACTCAAGAACCCACGGAAGGGCTAGGAGAGTGCTACCACCCAAGATGCGATATCTTTCCGGGAATTGTCTCAAAGCACTTGGAAACTTCTCTAACGATCAACAAATGTGTCCCGGTGTCCAAATGTGACACTACTCATTCCAGCGTTTCCTGCCTCGAGATGGACGTGCCCATAGATCTCAGCAAAAAGTGTTTATCCCAGTCAGAGCGGACGACCACGTCTCCCAAAAGGCTGCTGGACTACCACGAGTGCACTGTGTGCAAGATCAGCTTCAATAAAGTCGAGAACTACCTGGCCCACAAGCAGAATTTCTGCCCGGTCACAGCACATCAGCGGAACGACCTGGGCCAACTCGACAGCAAAGTATTTCCGAATCCAGAAAGCGAACGAAACAGCCCCGATGTCAGCTATGAACGAAGCataataaaatgtgagaaaaacgGAAATCTGAAGCAGCCTTCCCCTAACGGAAACTTATTTTCCTCCCACTTAGCCACCCTGCAAGGCCTGAAAGTCTTTAGTGAAGCTGCTCAGCTCATTgccacaaaagaagaaaacaaacatttgtttcttcCCCAATGCCTTTACCCCGGAGCAATAAAGAAGGCAAAAGGAGCTGACCAGCTTTCTCCGTATTATGGAATAAAGCCAAGTGATTACATTTCTGGTTCTCTTGTCGTCCATAACGCTGACCTAGAGCAAAGCACAAACGCGGAAAACGAATCTCCAAAAGGCCAGGCTTCCTCGAACGGCTGTGCTGTGCCGAAGAAAGAGTCTCTGCCACTGCTGCCCAAAAACAGAGGCATGGTCATAGTTAATGGCGGACTGAAGCAAGATGACAGACCCGCCGCCAACCCGCAGCAGGAGAACATTTCCCAGAATCCTCAGCATGAAGATGGCCACAAATCTCCCTCTTGGATCTCTGAGAACCCGTTAGCCACGAACGAGAATGTCTCACCTGGAATCCCTTCCGCAGACGAACAGTTGTCTAGTATAGCTAAAGGTGTGAATGGCGCCACCCAGGCTCCAACCAGTGGGAAATATTGCCGGCTATGTGATATTCAGTTCAACAACCTCTCAAACTTTATAACTCACAAGAAGTTTTATTGCTCATCACATGCGGCGGAACATGTCAAATGA